A window from Streptomyces sp. NBC_00335 encodes these proteins:
- the ssuE gene encoding NADPH-dependent FMN reductase produces MPKLLALTGSPSVHSRTDVVADHVLRRLNHAGFETAQLAVRELPAADLLAARRGEPEIRRALEAVAEADGIVIATPVYKASYTGLLKAFLDLLPQDGLAGKTVFPLATGGSLAHVLTIDYALRPVLAALGARHVTAGRFVLDSSVERGSGPDRLRPEAELDLYQAVDEFAEALRAAQAAALATAR; encoded by the coding sequence GTGCCCAAGCTGCTCGCCCTCACCGGCAGTCCGTCCGTCCACTCCCGTACCGACGTGGTCGCCGATCACGTGCTGCGCCGCCTGAACCACGCCGGGTTCGAGACCGCGCAGCTCGCCGTCCGGGAGCTCCCCGCCGCCGATCTGCTCGCCGCCCGCCGCGGTGAGCCGGAGATCCGCCGGGCCCTGGAAGCCGTCGCCGAAGCCGACGGGATCGTCATCGCGACGCCCGTCTACAAGGCCTCGTACACCGGACTGCTCAAGGCCTTCCTCGACCTGCTCCCGCAGGACGGGCTGGCCGGCAAGACGGTCTTCCCGCTGGCCACCGGCGGCAGCCTCGCCCACGTCCTGACCATCGACTACGCCCTGCGCCCGGTCCTCGCCGCGCTCGGCGCCCGGCACGTCACCGCCGGCCGCTTCGTCCTGGACTCCTCCGTGGAGCGCGGGTCCGGCCCGGACCGGCTGCGCCCGGAGGCGGAGCTGGACCTGTACCAGGCCGTCGACGAGTTCGCCGAGGCCCTGCGCGCGGCTCAGGCCGCCGCGCTCGCCACCGCGCGCTGA
- a CDS encoding ABC transporter substrate-binding protein has translation MSAAFTSTRTSRRQFLTLLGISAAAVSCGTATASGGRGGQITSLKYQGNVGAVSLPELAADLGYLGDVTLDWVGNTISGPQDIQSAATGQTHFGGAFNGAIVKLAASKAQIKAVTSYYGSDQYSYLGYYVLEDSPIRSARDLIGKKVGMNTLGAHAQALLDIYLERNGVPKADAAKVESLVVPPVNTEQALRQKQIEVGVLSGVLRDKALATGGIRPLFKDFELLGAFSAGSYVMTQKFIKENPDTVRTFTTGVAKAIDWSRATPREEVIARMTEIVKKRGRNEDTSTLQYWRSYGVAEQGGRIADKEFQLWIDWLGGRGEIKKGQLKAADLYTNEFNASGKG, from the coding sequence ATGTCCGCAGCCTTCACCTCCACCCGTACCTCCCGACGCCAGTTCCTCACCCTGCTCGGCATCTCGGCGGCCGCGGTGAGCTGCGGGACGGCGACCGCCAGCGGCGGCCGCGGTGGCCAGATCACCTCCCTGAAGTACCAGGGCAACGTCGGCGCGGTCAGCCTGCCCGAGCTCGCCGCCGACCTCGGCTACCTCGGCGACGTGACCCTGGACTGGGTCGGCAACACCATCAGCGGCCCCCAGGACATCCAGTCCGCGGCCACGGGCCAGACCCACTTCGGCGGCGCCTTCAACGGCGCGATCGTCAAACTCGCGGCGAGCAAGGCCCAGATCAAGGCCGTCACCTCCTACTACGGCTCCGACCAGTACAGCTACCTCGGCTACTACGTCCTGGAGGACAGCCCGATCCGCTCCGCCCGCGACCTGATCGGCAAGAAGGTCGGCATGAACACCCTGGGCGCCCACGCCCAGGCCCTGCTCGACATCTACCTGGAGCGCAACGGCGTCCCGAAGGCCGACGCGGCCAAGGTCGAATCCCTCGTCGTGCCCCCCGTCAACACCGAACAGGCGCTGAGGCAGAAGCAGATCGAGGTCGGCGTCCTCAGCGGCGTGCTGCGCGACAAGGCCCTGGCCACGGGCGGCATCCGGCCGCTGTTCAAGGACTTCGAACTGCTCGGCGCGTTCAGCGCCGGCTCGTACGTGATGACGCAGAAGTTCATCAAGGAGAACCCGGACACCGTCCGCACCTTCACCACGGGCGTGGCCAAGGCCATCGACTGGTCCCGCGCCACCCCGCGCGAGGAGGTCATCGCGCGGATGACGGAGATCGTCAAGAAGCGCGGCCGCAACGAGGACACCTCGACCCTGCAGTACTGGCGCTCCTACGGAGTCGCCGAGCAGGGCGGCCGGATCGCCGACAAGGAGTTCCAGCTGTGGATCGACTGGCTGGGCGGGCGCGGGGAGATCAAGAAGGGCCAGCTCAAGGCGGCCGACCTCTACACCAACGAGTTCAACGCGTCCGGGAAGGGCTGA
- the scpA gene encoding methylmalonyl-CoA mutase, with translation MSIPDFSELALNGAAPAAGSEDQWRTALKESTGSGAAELLWETPEGIGVQPLYTGRDLEGLDFLQTYPGVAPYLRGPYPTMYVNQPWTIRQYAGFSTAQESNAFYRRNLAAGQKGLSIAFDLPTHRGYDSDHPRVTGDVGMAGVAIDSIYDMRQLFDGIPLDKMTVSMTMNGAVLPVLALYIVAAEEQGVSPDKLAGTIQNDILKEFMVRNTYIYPPKPSMRIISDIFAFTSQKMPRYNSISISGYHIQEAGATADLELAYTLADGVEYLRAGQAVGLDVDAFAPRLSFFWAIGMNFFMEVAKLRAARLLWARLVKQFDPKNAKSLSLRTHSQTSGWSLTAQDVFNNVTRTCIEAMAATQGHTQSLHTNALDEALALPTDFSARIARNTQLLLQQESGTCRSIDPWGGSAYVEKLTYDLARRAWQHIQEVEAAGGMAQAIDAGIPKLRVEEAAARTQARIDSGRQPVIGVNKYRVETDEQIDVLKVDNSSVRTQQIEKLRRLRAERDEAVTQDTLRALTNAAERGDGNLLALAVDAARAKATVGEISDALEKVYGRHASQIRTISGVYRTEAGESPSLERTRALVDRFEEVEGRRPRILVCKMGQDGHDRGQKVIATAFADLGFDVDVGPLFQTPEEVARQAVEADVHVVGVSSLAAGHLTLVPALREALASEGREDIMIVVGGVIPPADVPTLLEMGATAVFPPGTVIPDAAHDLVTRLAADLGHEL, from the coding sequence TTGAGCATCCCCGATTTCTCCGAACTCGCGCTGAACGGCGCGGCCCCGGCAGCCGGGTCCGAGGACCAGTGGCGCACCGCGCTGAAGGAGTCCACCGGCTCGGGAGCCGCCGAGCTGCTGTGGGAGACGCCCGAGGGCATCGGCGTGCAGCCCCTGTACACCGGCCGTGACCTGGAGGGCCTGGACTTCCTCCAGACCTACCCGGGCGTGGCCCCGTACCTGCGCGGCCCCTACCCCACGATGTACGTCAACCAGCCCTGGACCATCCGGCAGTACGCCGGCTTCTCCACGGCCCAGGAGTCCAACGCCTTCTACCGGCGCAACCTCGCGGCCGGCCAGAAGGGCCTGTCGATCGCCTTCGACCTGCCCACCCACCGCGGCTACGACAGCGACCACCCGCGCGTGACCGGTGACGTCGGCATGGCGGGCGTGGCCATCGACTCGATCTACGACATGCGCCAGCTCTTCGACGGCATCCCGCTGGACAAGATGACCGTGTCGATGACGATGAACGGCGCCGTGCTGCCCGTCCTCGCCCTCTACATCGTGGCGGCGGAGGAGCAGGGCGTCTCCCCCGACAAGCTCGCCGGGACCATCCAGAACGACATCCTCAAAGAGTTCATGGTCCGCAACACCTACATCTATCCGCCGAAGCCCTCGATGCGGATCATCTCCGACATCTTCGCCTTCACCTCGCAGAAGATGCCCCGCTACAACTCCATCTCCATCTCCGGCTACCACATCCAGGAAGCCGGAGCCACGGCCGACCTGGAGCTGGCGTACACCCTCGCCGACGGCGTGGAGTACCTGCGCGCCGGCCAGGCCGTCGGTCTGGACGTGGACGCCTTCGCGCCGCGCCTGTCCTTCTTCTGGGCGATCGGCATGAACTTCTTCATGGAGGTGGCGAAGCTCCGCGCGGCCCGCCTCCTGTGGGCGCGCCTGGTCAAGCAGTTCGACCCGAAGAACGCCAAGTCCCTTTCCCTGCGCACCCATTCGCAGACCTCGGGCTGGTCCCTCACGGCGCAGGACGTCTTCAACAACGTCACCCGCACCTGCATCGAGGCGATGGCGGCGACCCAGGGCCACACCCAGTCGCTGCACACCAACGCGCTGGACGAGGCCCTCGCCCTCCCGACGGACTTCTCCGCGCGCATCGCCCGCAACACCCAGCTCCTGCTGCAGCAGGAGTCGGGCACCTGCCGGTCCATCGACCCGTGGGGCGGCAGCGCGTACGTCGAGAAGCTGACGTACGACCTGGCGCGCCGGGCCTGGCAGCACATCCAGGAGGTCGAGGCGGCCGGCGGCATGGCCCAGGCCATCGACGCCGGCATCCCCAAGCTCCGCGTGGAGGAGGCGGCGGCCCGCACGCAGGCCCGTATCGACTCCGGCCGCCAGCCGGTGATCGGCGTCAACAAGTACCGGGTGGAGACGGACGAACAGATCGACGTCCTCAAGGTCGACAACTCCTCCGTGCGCACCCAGCAGATCGAGAAACTGCGGCGGCTGAGGGCGGAGCGCGACGAGGCGGTCACCCAGGACACCCTGCGGGCGCTGACGAACGCGGCCGAGCGCGGGGACGGCAACCTCCTCGCCCTGGCGGTGGACGCGGCGCGCGCGAAGGCCACGGTGGGCGAGATCTCGGACGCCCTGGAGAAGGTGTACGGGCGGCACGCGAGCCAGATCCGTACGATCTCGGGTGTGTACCGAACCGAGGCAGGCGAGTCCCCGTCCCTGGAGCGCACCCGTGCGCTCGTCGACCGGTTCGAGGAGGTCGAGGGCCGCCGTCCGCGCATCCTGGTCTGCAAGATGGGCCAGGACGGGCACGACCGCGGCCAGAAGGTCATCGCCACCGCCTTCGCCGACCTCGGCTTCGACGTCGACGTCGGCCCGCTGTTCCAGACCCCGGAGGAAGTGGCCCGCCAGGCCGTCGAGGCCGACGTGCACGTGGTCGGCGTCTCCTCCCTCGCGGCCGGTCACCTGACCCTGGTGCCGGCACTGCGCGAGGCCCTCGCCTCGGAGGGCCGCGAGGACATCATGATCGTCGTGGGCGGGGTCATCCCGCCCGCGGACGTCCCCACCCTCCTGGAGATGGGGGCGACGGCGGTGTTCCCGCCCGGCACGGTCATCCCGGACGCGGCGCACGACCTGGTGACGCGGCTCGCCGCGGACCTGGGTCACGAGCTGTAG
- a CDS encoding TauD/TfdA dioxygenase family protein gives MSTATRTDLTVTKIGGRIGAEIGGVRLGGELEAEAVAGIRAALLAHKVVFFRGQDHLDEDGHEAFAELLGAPVAHPTVPSADGRYALGIDSHHGARANQWHTDVTFVPAYPAFSILRAVTIPPYGGNTLWANTAAAYAGLPEPLRVLADSLRAVHSNEYDYAALKPDALPEALAQYREVFTSTKFLTEHPVVRVHPETGERTLLLGNFVQRINGLTGRDSRLLQDLFQAHIELPENTVRWQWQAGDVAIWDNRATQHYGVDDSDDHERTLRRVTVDGDVPVGPDGVPSRLISPETVPDPAFGIASGASTSEA, from the coding sequence ATGTCCACTGCCACCCGCACCGACCTCACCGTCACCAAGATCGGCGGCCGCATAGGCGCCGAGATCGGTGGGGTCCGGCTCGGCGGCGAGCTCGAAGCCGAGGCCGTCGCCGGGATCCGGGCCGCGCTGCTCGCCCACAAGGTCGTCTTCTTCCGCGGTCAGGACCACCTCGACGAGGACGGGCACGAAGCCTTCGCCGAGCTGCTCGGCGCGCCCGTCGCGCACCCCACCGTGCCCTCCGCCGACGGGCGTTACGCGCTCGGCATCGACTCCCACCACGGAGCCCGCGCCAACCAGTGGCACACGGACGTGACCTTCGTCCCCGCCTACCCCGCCTTCTCCATCCTGCGCGCCGTCACCATCCCGCCGTACGGGGGCAACACCCTGTGGGCCAACACGGCCGCCGCCTACGCCGGCCTGCCCGAGCCGCTGCGCGTCCTCGCCGACAGCCTGCGCGCCGTGCACTCCAACGAGTACGACTACGCGGCCCTGAAGCCCGACGCCCTTCCCGAGGCGTTGGCCCAGTACCGCGAGGTGTTCACCTCGACCAAGTTCCTCACCGAGCACCCGGTGGTCCGGGTCCACCCCGAGACCGGCGAACGCACCCTGCTGCTCGGCAACTTCGTCCAGCGGATCAACGGGCTCACCGGCCGCGACTCGCGACTCCTCCAGGACCTCTTCCAGGCCCACATCGAGCTCCCCGAGAACACCGTCCGCTGGCAGTGGCAGGCCGGTGACGTCGCGATCTGGGACAACCGAGCCACCCAGCACTACGGCGTCGACGACTCCGACGACCACGAGCGCACCCTGCGCCGCGTGACGGTCGACGGCGACGTCCCGGTCGGGCCCGACGGGGTCCCGTCCCGGCTGATCAGCCCGGAGACCGTGCCGGACCCGGCCTTCGGCATCGCCTCCGGAGCCTCCACCTCCGAAGCCTGA
- a CDS encoding ABC transporter ATP-binding protein → MAKIVFDSVTKTFPTKDKKTEFTALDGIDLEIGSGEFVVVVGPSGCGKSTLLDLLGGLTPPTSGRILLDGKPVTGPGLDRGIVFQQYALLPWRTALGNIEFGLEATGVPRRQRAAKAREFLDLVGLTGFEDRHPHELSGGMRQRVAIARSLAYDPDVLLMDEPFAALDAQTRESLQDELRRIWQSTGKTVVFITHGIEEAVYLGQRVAVMTSRPGKVKQVVPVSFGDRATGATGEDLRSSPEFARYRHEIWTLLHDEVARAQQLEKEEVAV, encoded by the coding sequence ATGGCGAAGATCGTGTTCGACTCCGTGACGAAGACCTTCCCGACGAAGGACAAGAAGACCGAGTTCACCGCCCTCGACGGCATCGACCTGGAGATCGGCTCCGGCGAGTTCGTGGTCGTCGTGGGCCCCAGCGGCTGCGGCAAGTCCACCCTCCTGGACCTGCTCGGCGGTCTGACCCCGCCCACCTCCGGCCGGATCCTGCTCGACGGCAAGCCGGTCACCGGGCCGGGACTCGACCGGGGCATCGTCTTCCAGCAGTACGCGCTGCTTCCGTGGCGCACCGCGCTCGGCAACATCGAGTTCGGCCTGGAGGCCACCGGCGTCCCGCGCCGCCAACGGGCGGCGAAGGCCCGCGAGTTCCTGGACCTCGTCGGTCTCACCGGGTTCGAGGACCGGCACCCGCACGAACTGTCCGGCGGCATGCGCCAGCGGGTCGCCATCGCGCGCTCGCTCGCGTACGACCCGGACGTGCTGCTGATGGACGAGCCGTTCGCCGCGCTCGACGCGCAGACCCGCGAGTCCCTCCAGGACGAACTGCGCCGGATCTGGCAGAGCACCGGCAAGACGGTCGTGTTCATCACGCACGGCATCGAAGAGGCCGTGTACCTCGGGCAGCGGGTGGCCGTCATGACCTCCCGCCCCGGCAAGGTCAAGCAGGTCGTGCCGGTGTCGTTCGGCGACCGGGCCACCGGGGCCACCGGTGAAGACCTGCGCTCCAGCCCGGAGTTCGCCCGCTACCGCCACGAGATCTGGACCCTGCTCCACGACGAGGTGGCCCGCGCCCAGCAACTGGAGAAGGAGGAGGTCGCCGTATGA
- a CDS encoding methylmalonyl-CoA mutase family protein gives MTVLPDDGLSLAAEFPDATHEQWQRLVEGVLRKSGKEVSGEAAEDALSTKLEDGLTTRPLYTAPETAPDTGFPGFAPFVRGGRPEGSAASGWDVRQRIAGTDPVRVNDAALADLENGTTSLWLAVGDAGLPAEGLGRALEGVYLDLAPVSLDPGAQYAEAARALLALYTERGVAPEAAHASLGADPLGHEARTGEALDLAEAAALAADTAAWPHVRALTVDALPYHEAGGSAAEELGLSLATGVAYLRALTDEGLSTEAAFGELEFRYAATADQFLTIAKLRAARRLWARIAEACGTRGAGAQRQHAVTSPVMMTRRDPWVNMLRTTVACMAAGVGGADAVTVLPFDQELGLPDAFARRISRNTSTILLEESHLARVIDPAGGSYYVEQLTDELAHAAWEFFQTIEKAGGQATALRSGLVAERLAATWAARSKKLATRREPVTGVSEFPHLSEKPVVREPAPAPLTGGLPRVRRDEAYEALRTRSDVHLAATGKRPTVFLAALGPAAAHTARATFASNLFQAGGITPVHDPVSVTPETAAAAYAASGADGTAVLCSSDALYEEQAEAVAAALRSAGATTVFLAGRPGTAAAAVDEYVFAGCDAIAVLSSVLDRMGVAS, from the coding sequence ATGACGGTCCTGCCTGATGACGGGCTCTCCTTGGCCGCCGAATTCCCTGACGCGACGCATGAGCAGTGGCAGCGCCTGGTAGAGGGCGTGCTGCGCAAGTCGGGCAAGGAAGTTTCCGGCGAGGCAGCGGAAGACGCGTTGTCCACGAAGCTTGAAGACGGGCTCACCACCCGCCCGCTGTACACCGCGCCCGAAACCGCGCCGGACACCGGTTTCCCCGGTTTCGCGCCGTTCGTGCGGGGCGGACGCCCCGAGGGCAGTGCCGCCTCGGGCTGGGACGTGCGCCAGCGGATCGCGGGCACCGACCCCGTACGGGTGAACGACGCGGCCCTCGCCGACCTGGAGAACGGCACCACCTCGCTGTGGCTGGCGGTCGGCGACGCCGGCCTCCCCGCCGAGGGCCTGGGCCGGGCGCTGGAAGGGGTCTACCTCGACCTCGCGCCGGTCTCCCTGGACCCCGGCGCCCAGTACGCGGAGGCCGCCCGGGCCCTGCTCGCGCTGTACACCGAGCGCGGGGTGGCCCCCGAGGCCGCCCACGCCTCGCTCGGCGCCGACCCGCTGGGCCACGAAGCCCGCACGGGCGAGGCCCTGGACCTGGCGGAGGCCGCCGCGCTCGCCGCGGACACGGCCGCCTGGCCCCACGTGCGCGCCCTGACCGTCGACGCCCTGCCGTACCACGAGGCGGGCGGCAGCGCCGCCGAGGAGCTGGGGCTCTCCCTGGCCACCGGCGTCGCCTACCTGCGCGCCCTCACCGACGAGGGTCTGAGCACCGAAGCGGCCTTCGGCGAGCTGGAGTTCCGCTACGCCGCCACCGCCGACCAGTTCCTCACCATCGCCAAGCTGCGCGCCGCCCGCCGCCTGTGGGCCCGGATCGCCGAGGCCTGCGGGACCCGGGGGGCCGGCGCCCAGCGCCAGCACGCCGTGACCTCGCCGGTGATGATGACCCGCCGCGACCCGTGGGTGAACATGCTGCGCACCACCGTCGCCTGCATGGCGGCGGGCGTGGGCGGCGCCGACGCGGTCACCGTGCTCCCGTTCGACCAGGAGCTCGGCCTGCCCGACGCGTTCGCCCGCCGCATCTCCCGCAACACCTCCACGATCCTGCTGGAGGAGTCCCACCTGGCCCGGGTGATCGACCCGGCGGGCGGCTCGTACTACGTCGAGCAGCTCACCGACGAACTCGCGCACGCCGCCTGGGAGTTCTTCCAGACCATCGAGAAGGCGGGCGGTCAGGCCACCGCCCTGCGCTCCGGCCTGGTCGCCGAACGCCTCGCCGCCACCTGGGCCGCGCGCTCCAAGAAGCTGGCCACCCGGCGCGAACCCGTCACCGGAGTGAGCGAGTTCCCGCACCTGTCCGAGAAGCCGGTCGTACGGGAACCCGCGCCGGCCCCGCTCACCGGCGGACTGCCGCGCGTGCGGCGCGACGAGGCGTACGAGGCCCTGCGCACCCGCAGCGACGTACACCTGGCGGCGACGGGCAAGCGGCCGACCGTCTTCCTGGCGGCCCTGGGCCCGGCGGCCGCACACACGGCCCGCGCCACCTTCGCCTCCAACCTGTTCCAGGCGGGCGGCATCACCCCGGTCCACGACCCGGTGTCGGTGACCCCGGAGACGGCCGCCGCGGCCTACGCGGCGAGCGGGGCCGACGGCACGGCCGTGCTGTGCTCCAGCGACGCGCTGTACGAGGAGCAGGCCGAGGCGGTGGCCGCGGCCCTGCGCTCGGCGGGCGCGACGACCGTGTTCCTCGCGGGCAGGCCCGGCACCGCCGCGGCGGCCGTGGACGAGTACGTCTTCGCCGGCTGCGACGCGATCGCCGTGCTGTCCTCCGTACTCGACCGGATGGGAGTCGCGTCTTGA
- a CDS encoding ROK family transcriptional regulator — protein MPPTPGDGRAAANAAAVLRTVLSHGPLARSDIPQLCGLSPAAVSRQTTALLRAGLLCERPGPDHPPATTGPGTGTGTGTGTGSGTTPGPGRPRIPLDLHTGPLGGPLAAGLHIGVPASTFSLVDLRGRVLARRAFPHAGRSPGRLPAAIAAELGRFLQESKPAGRPLLGLGAALGGWVRPADGTVVRHDALGWHGLPLGAELSDRLGLPVSVDNHARAVAHAEILFGRPEARSSLLHLFIGNVVDAAFGIEGTVHQGPEAAAGDVAHLPVPGSRTPCACGRTGCLQASASDGVIGAEAVRRGIVPEPSVNLLVDAAATGDPRADRLLRERARTVGRAAALLLDVFNPAVMVVAELSSILHEGYLDEIRAAAGDQDRYGRRIVAPHAGPAVLPVASATVLLAPLFRDPSRLT, from the coding sequence GTGCCCCCCACCCCCGGTGACGGCCGGGCCGCCGCCAACGCCGCCGCCGTGCTCCGTACCGTCCTGAGCCACGGCCCCCTCGCGCGGAGCGACATTCCGCAGCTCTGCGGTCTCAGTCCTGCCGCCGTGTCCCGGCAGACCACGGCCCTGCTCCGCGCCGGCCTGCTGTGCGAGCGCCCCGGACCGGATCACCCGCCCGCGACGACCGGACCCGGCACCGGCACCGGCACCGGCACCGGCACCGGGTCCGGAACCACCCCCGGCCCCGGCCGCCCCCGCATCCCCCTCGACCTGCACACCGGCCCCCTCGGCGGCCCCCTCGCCGCCGGCCTGCACATCGGCGTGCCCGCCTCCACCTTCAGCCTCGTGGACCTGCGCGGCCGCGTCCTGGCCCGCCGGGCCTTCCCGCACGCGGGCCGCTCCCCCGGCCGCCTCCCCGCCGCCATCGCCGCCGAACTCGGCCGGTTCCTCCAGGAGTCCAAACCCGCCGGCCGCCCCCTGCTCGGCCTCGGCGCCGCCCTCGGCGGCTGGGTCCGCCCCGCCGACGGCACCGTCGTGCGCCACGACGCCCTCGGCTGGCACGGGCTCCCCCTCGGCGCCGAGCTCTCCGACCGACTCGGGCTGCCCGTCTCCGTGGACAACCACGCCCGCGCCGTCGCCCACGCCGAGATCCTCTTCGGCCGCCCGGAGGCCCGCTCCAGCCTTCTCCACCTCTTCATCGGCAACGTCGTCGACGCAGCCTTCGGCATCGAGGGCACCGTGCACCAGGGCCCGGAGGCCGCCGCCGGGGACGTCGCGCACCTCCCGGTGCCCGGTTCGCGGACCCCCTGCGCGTGCGGCCGTACGGGTTGTCTCCAGGCGAGCGCCTCCGACGGGGTGATCGGTGCCGAGGCCGTGCGACGGGGCATCGTCCCGGAGCCTTCCGTCAACCTCCTGGTCGACGCCGCCGCCACCGGCGACCCCCGCGCCGACCGGCTGCTGCGCGAACGCGCCCGTACGGTCGGCCGGGCCGCGGCCCTGCTCCTCGACGTGTTCAACCCGGCCGTCATGGTGGTCGCCGAGCTGTCCAGCATCCTCCACGAGGGCTACCTCGACGAGATCCGTGCCGCGGCCGGCGACCAGGACCGCTACGGGCGGCGGATCGTCGCCCCGCACGCGGGTCCCGCCGTACTCCCGGTAGCCTCCGCGACCGTCCTGCTCGCCCCGCTCTTCCGTGACCCCTCCCGACTCACATGA